TCGGAATCGAGTTGCCTGCTCGGTCCTTGATGTCGGTGTTATCGAGGTAACCCGACACGACTGGCTTGTACTTCCCACGGTGGCGGTTCTTGGCAAACTGCGGTTTGTTGGCCGTGGTGGTAACCTGGGCGTCAGTTTCGACGTACAGATCCATCGCGGTCGTTTCCAACATCGTTCCGACTGCCATCAGCTTGGGGCTGATCAGGATCGGCGAACCATCGCTCTTAACTCGGCGATTAAATACCGAGGCCGCTTTAGTCAGGCCTGGCAGACTCAAGGCGTAGTCGGTGCCATGGATCAGGTTCTTGTTAAGTTCACTGAAGAAGGCGTTGGCATTGGCCAGGACCATCTTCCAGAACTCTTCTTCCATGATCAGCGCGGCCATCACGCCCAGCTGCCGATTGATCTGGACAAAGGCGTCCAGGTCGTCGTTGATTTGGTCCTGGCGGGTCAGCGTCAGCAAGGTGCCGTGGGTGTCAAGCTTGTTGCTGAATTGGCTTTCCGACATCTTGGAATGCTTCAACTGGCCATCGGGACCGACCTTTTGATAGCCGCCGTTGATATCCAGACGCAGTCGTTTGACCGCCTTGAAGTCGGAATGGCTTGCGGGTCGGCACAGTTCGCCGTTGACCGTTTCCTGCTCTTCGAAGGCAGCAATCATCACCCGGTTGCCCGATTCCCCGAGGATGCCGGTCAGGCTGATGGTGGTGTTGCCCGAGGCCTGCAGGCTGTTGTATCGCTTGCCGCCGCGAAGCTTACGGTCCGCCATGCAAACCAGTTCCAGGAACTCGTCCGACTTCTGGCTTCCGTGATAGGAATAGCCGTTGGCTTCCAGGAATGTCCGGGCCATCAGCGAGTGGAGCGACACATTGCGGTACCGCTGCTCGTTGGCCAGGTTCATATCGTCCTGGCTCATCCCGCGGGCCACGATCTCTTCAGGCACGCCCATTGCCAGCGAAGTGGCCGCGGTCAACACGTTGTTGCTGGTGCGATCCTTCTGGGATTGGATATGGAATTGGCCACCGGCCCCAATCTCGCTGCGTCCCGCTCGCAAGATCTCCAGCTCGACCTTGTCGGTCGACCAGTTCTGTTCGATCGCCTGCGCGTGCAGTTCGCCACGCTTTGCATCATCCAGGCGGCTACCTGCGAACAGGCTGGCGATCGTGCTTTGCCGCTTGATCTCGCCCGCCGCATTGAGTCGCAGCTGCTGAATCGGATCTTCGCCATCGCCAGGCGACAGATCCCCGCCAGCATTCAATCGCGAATTGCCGTTTTTCGGCGGCTTGTTCGGATCATCCTGGGCGCTTGGCGTTTCGTCGGCCGGATCACCCTGGCCGCTTGCCTTCAGCTCTGCTTCCCAACTGGCACGTAATACGCCCAGTTGGCCAGCGGTCAGAAGATTAATGTCCCATCCCTTGGCCTGCAGCCACGCTTCGAACTTCATGCTTCCCTCCATGGAAGAAGTTGCTTTCACGGCCGCGGAGGCAGAATCATCGCCGGCGATCGTGACAAACGAGATCTCGTAAATGGTGGCGGCCTTCACCAGATAAAACGGGCCGCGTTGTTTCTTGCCGTTCACGTCTGCCGATTGATCCGCGGCAATGAACTCCATGTCATCCCAGCTGTAGCGGGCTCCGATCGAAGCTTTCCAGGGGAAACCATCGCGGCTCGATTGGATCAGCTTCTGGCGTTCTGCGCCGTCGACCGACAGAACGCCGGAGGCCTTGATCCGCTTCCCATCGTTGACGATGTCGCCTGCTTCAAAATGGCCGACGGGTGAATCAGCGTTGTGCTGATAGAGAGCTGGTCGTTTGCCAGCGGCAATCCTCACCCCTTTCAGGTCGGCCACGACGTCGACGCCAAACCCCAGGGGCCGCATCTTGCCGCCTGTATACGCCACCATGGAGAACGTCGGAACCTTCTCTTCCTTGCCCTCGTCGCCAGCAGCCGCTTCCAGAATCGAAACGTCTCCTTCGGCTTCGATCGTCAGCACGTCGGGGATGTTCTTTGGCTTGGCAGGTACCGTCGCCCCAGCTCGCAGCCAGGTTAGCGGGTTCAAGTTTTCAAGCTTCATCGGTCGCGGGCTCCTTCTCTTCGTCCTGTTGGTTGGGCATCTCGGCCGTTAGCTGCCGTTGACCAGGCAACGGCAGACCCAAGGCTCGTCGGCGTTCCTGCTGCCGCGCGATGCTCTCGTAGTGCTCTTCCGGATCCACGCCGTTCTCGAGCAGGTATTGCTCGTCAGATTTCAGGCCGTTGTGGAAGAGCGTTTCGTCGGCCGAGGCCTGCTTCTGCGGATCGATGTGCGTATGCCGCGGCCATCGCCAGGTGTACTGCAGCTGATCCAGTGGCCCCAAGCCGCTGGGAATCTCACCCGGGACAAAGACGGCTTCTTCCAGCCACCAATGAAAGATCGTGTCGAGCATTCCCATTTCGAGGTTGGCACGTTCGATCGCGATCGACTCGAAATAGGTCTGGTGGTCCAGTCGGCCGGAGGCGAAGTTGTAACCGCTCGAATCGCCGGAGGCCTTGTTGAACGGCGATCAAGAGGCAGCGAAAGAGAGAACAAGGGATTTCGCCGATAGTTAGACGGCGATCCAGCCTTTTTGATGCCCTAGATTGTGGACTTTGCCGCTGAGAACTGCCTGGGCGAGATAACGAGAAACGCAGGAGCCTTTGGTACCGAGATGCTGGCAGACTTCCTTGAAGAACACCACATCGCCACGTTGGCGGATGAAATGGGCAACCTCACGCCACTGGCCAGAGGTAGGGATGTCGTCGTCGGTGAGCGGGATGACTGTATCGATCCCCAGGCCGTCGCATAGCTCGATCACCCCATCCCACATCGTAACTCGATAGTAAGATTCAACGCGTCTTTCCCGCCGGAGGGTGATTCGCTTGATGGTGCTCCGCAGGGCGCTGCTCAGCTTTTCGCGGTCCGCTGCTTCGATGTTGTTGAGGAGCTGGTCCAGGTTCTCAAGCACTTGCAGCGTCTCCGGAGATGGGTTGTGAACTCCGCCGACCCGTGCAAGCTTCTCCTTCAAAGATTGCTCTTCTTCTCGCCACTGAGAAAGGAGTTTGGTAATGCCGGGAATATTGGCCGGGTCGGCCAGCGCGAGGTTCTCGGTACCACGTTCGATCTTGGCCCTGATCGCATCCAGCTTGGACTCAATTTGGCTGAAAGACTTTGCCACACGTTTCGAGCGTCGCGATAGTTCCAACTTGATCGCAGAACGCGTTCGTCGATCAGCGAGAAAGGCCTTAAGCTTGGCCAGAACGCCTGCTTCAATGATCTCGGCCCGAAAAGATGGGCGGTCACTTTCTTCGGGAGATTCTTCAAAGGCGTGTCCCGGTAATGCATAGTAGCGCCGAACGCATGTGCCGCCGGTATGGCTCATCGTGGCTCCCTGCAGTCGTCGCCCATCCGGCAAGAAGACCAGACTAGTTAGAAGGTATTTTCCCGGTGTGGAAGAAATGGCTGGCTTGGAATTTTGGGCAAGCATTCGCTGGGTTTGATTGAAGACCTCTCGGGAGACCAACCCCTCGTGTGCTCCTTCGCAAATTGCTGCGCCGTCGTCGAAGAAGCTGCGGAACCGTCCCCGACGCCGTTTGCCAGATACGATATCCCCAGCGTAAACGGGGTTCGTAATGATGCGTCGTACGCTGGTGCTATTGAAACGCTTCCCGTACATGGTCCGGAAGCCATCCCGGTTCAATTGGCGAGCGATCGCACCACACCCGGTACCATTGGCCGCTTCGTGGAACATTTGCTGAATAGCTTCCACTGCCTTTTCGTCGGTCGTCGGGACCAACTGCGAGGACCACTGCGCCGGAAGGCGAAACTTTTCGATCGTGCCCACCCGGCGGACTTCCTTGCCAGCTTCGTCCAGAATCCGGCGATCGTAGCCGAATGGTGGCCCGCCTTGTTTCTGTCCTCGGCTGATCGCCAGGCGTTTCCCGCTGATCAC
Above is a genomic segment from Bremerella sp. JC817 containing:
- a CDS encoding recombinase family protein is translated as MIQKKTKPAVGYVRMSTDQQQDSPARQRKDIENLADRLGYRIVRWYQDHGLTGVESSKRKDFQKLMADAKNGSFDAVLLSEQSRMSREDVFDAMVHWKQLRDSGVRIITCQRGELDFSNLGGVITAIVDQYGAREESMRLADRVISGKRLAISRGQKQGGPPFGYDRRILDEAGKEVRRVGTIEKFRLPAQWSSQLVPTTDEKAVEAIQQMFHEAANGTGCGAIARQLNRDGFRTMYGKRFNSTSVRRIITNPVYAGDIVSGKRRRGRFRSFFDDGAAICEGAHEGLVSREVFNQTQRMLAQNSKPAISSTPGKYLLTSLVFLPDGRRLQGATMSHTGGTCVRRYYALPGHAFEESPEESDRPSFRAEIIEAGVLAKLKAFLADRRTRSAIKLELSRRSKRVAKSFSQIESKLDAIRAKIERGTENLALADPANIPGITKLLSQWREEEQSLKEKLARVGGVHNPSPETLQVLENLDQLLNNIEAADREKLSSALRSTIKRITLRRERRVESYYRVTMWDGVIELCDGLGIDTVIPLTDDDIPTSGQWREVAHFIRQRGDVVFFKEVCQHLGTKGSCVSRYLAQAVLSGKVHNLGHQKGWIAV